Proteins encoded by one window of Manihot esculenta cultivar AM560-2 chromosome 10, M.esculenta_v8, whole genome shotgun sequence:
- the LOC110624853 gene encoding sodium/hydrogen exchanger 6: MGTIGMKNLQISPSDSHPGKDQQAAGVGILLQIMMLVLSFILGHVLRRYKFYYLPEASASLLIGLIVGGLANISNTETSIRAWFNFHEEFFILFLLPPIIFESGFSLAPKPFFSNFGAIVTFAILGTFIASMVTGVLVYLGGLTYLMYRLPFVECLMFGALISATDPVTVLSIFQELGTDMNLYALVFGESVLNDAMAISLYRTMTLVKSRASSGSNFFMLILRFLETFVGSMSAGVGVGFTSALLFKYAGLDIDNLQNLECCLFVLFPYFSYMLAEGLGLSGIVSILFTGIVMKHYTYSNLSENSQRFVSAFFHLISSLAETFVFIYMGFDIAMEQHSWSHVGFIFFSILFIGVARAANVFSCAYLVNLVRPSHHKIPMNHQKALWYSGLRGAMAFALALQSIHDLPEGHGQTIFTATTAIVVLTVLLIGGSTGTMLEALQVVGDGHDGPIGESFEGNHGYLVASCDEDDDTSGNRLKMKLKEFHRSAGSFSALDRNYLTPFFTSHNGDEDHDDDATPSSRIGGFHGHL, encoded by the exons ATGGGTACGATTGGTATGAAGAATCTCCAGATTTCACCCAGTGATTCGCATCCAGGGAAGGATCAACAAGCGGCAGGAGTTGGTATACTCCTTCAGATCATGATGCTTGTTCTTTCCTTCATCCTTGGTCACGTTCTTCGCCGTTATAAATTCTATTATCTGCCCGAAGCCAGTGCTTCTCTTCTAATTG GTCTAATTGTAGGTGGACTCGCTAACATTTCGAATACAGAAACAAGCATCag GGCCTGGTTTAATTTCCATGAGGAGTTTTTCATCCTGTTTCTGCTCCCTCCTATTATATT TGAGTCGGGGTTCAGTTTAGCACCT AAACCTTTCTTTTCTAATTTTGGTGCCATTGTCACATTTGCTATATTAGGAACTTTTATAGCTTCAATGGTTACAGGTGTTCTGGT TTACCTCGGTGGTCTAACGTACCTCATGTACAGACTTCCTTTTGTTGAGTGTCTGATGTTTGGTGCTCTAATATCAGCAACAGATCCTGTCACTGTTTTATCCATATTCCAG GAACTTGGCACAGATATGAACCTTTATGCTTTGGTGTTTGGAGAATCTGTCTTGAATGATGCA ATGGCCATATCCTTGTATAG GACAATGACCTTGGTGAAAAGTCGTGCGTCATCTGGATCAAATTTCTTCATGTTGATTCTCAGATTTCTTGAGACATTTGTCGGTTCAATGTCTGCTG GTGTGGGAGTTGGATTTACTTCTGCATTG CTTTTCAAGTATGCTGGTTTGGATATTGACAA CCTTCAAAACTTGGAGTGTTGCCTTTTTGTCCTTTTTCCATATTTCTC ATACATGCTTGCTGAAGGTCTTGGCCTCTCTGGTATTGTCTCGATATTGTTCACAGGAATA GTCATGAAGCATTATACCTATTCAAATTTGTCAGAAAATTCTCAGCGATTTGTTTCTGCATTTTTTCACCTAATATCATCACTAGCTGAAACATTTGT ATTTATATACATGGGGTTTGATATTGCAATGGAACAACATAGCTGGTCCCATGTTGGATTCATCTTTTTCTCAATT TTATTCATTGGAGTCGCAAG GGCAGCAAATGTCTTTTCTTGTGCATATTTGGTCAATTTGGTTCGACCTTCACATCACAAAATACCTATGAACCATCAGAAAGCACTTTGGTACAGTG GACTTCGAGGGGCTATGGCTTTTGCCCTTGCTTTGCAGTCAATTCATGATCTTCCGGAAGGACATGGCCAAACCATATTTACTGCAACCACTGCTATAGTAGTACTGACG GTGTTGTTAATCGGGGGTTCAACTGGCACCATGCTGGAAGCCTTACAAGTTGTTGGAGATGGTCATGATGGCCCTATAGGAGAa AGTTTCGAGGGGAATCATGGTTATCTTGTTGCCTCATGTGATGAGGATGATGACACATCAGGAAACAGGCTCAAAATGAAACTTAAAGAATTCCACAGGAg TGCAGGATCATTCTCGGCATTAGACAGGAATTACCTCACCCCTTTCTTCACTAGTCATAATGGAGATGAAGATCATG ATGATGATGCTACACCCAGTTCAAGAATTGGGGGCTTCCATGGCCATCTCTAA